One Stappia sp. 28M-7 DNA window includes the following coding sequences:
- a CDS encoding antitoxin of toxin-antitoxin stability system produces MPEIIETTVYRLDELSDAAKEKARAWYREGGFDYDWYDAVYEDFQRIAEILGISLKTRPVRLYGGGTRQEPCIWFRGFWSQGDGACYEGLWSYAKGAAKRIRDYAPQDDALHRIADMLQAIQRRNFYQLRAEASHRGHYCHEYCMAISVVRDSPAWQDMTADAEEVVIEALRDLARWLYRQLEREYDYLSSNEVVDETIISNEYTFTEAGRRFG; encoded by the coding sequence ATGCCTGAGATCATCGAAACCACCGTCTACCGTCTCGACGAACTTTCCGATGCGGCGAAGGAGAAGGCCCGCGCCTGGTATCGCGAGGGCGGCTTTGACTACGACTGGTACGACGCCGTCTATGAGGATTTCCAGCGGATCGCGGAAATCCTCGGCATTTCCCTCAAGACCCGGCCTGTTCGTCTCTATGGCGGAGGCACGCGGCAGGAACCCTGCATCTGGTTCCGGGGCTTCTGGTCGCAAGGGGACGGGGCCTGCTATGAAGGCCTCTGGTCCTATGCGAAGGGTGCGGCGAAACGCATCCGGGACTATGCCCCGCAGGACGATGCCTTGCACCGGATCGCCGACATGCTTCAGGCGATCCAGCGGCGCAACTTCTACCAGCTGCGCGCCGAGGCCAGTCATCGCGGGCACTATTGTCACGAATACTGCATGGCGATCTCGGTCGTGCGTGACAGCCCGGCCTGGCAGGACATGACCGCCGATGCCGAAGAGGTCGTGATCGAGGCGCTGCGCGATCTCGCCCGCTGGCTCTATCGCCAGCTTGAGCGCGAATACGACTATCTCTCGTCCAACGAGGTTGTCGATGAAACCATCATCTCGAACGAATACACATTCACCGAGGCCGGTCGCCGCTTCGGTTGA
- a CDS encoding DUF6878 family protein yields MTDDTETVPDACPPLSEWRTLDALRAQLEAELFKLNKGVLLDALASAGVTHVVVTFDGYGDSGQIENVEVRSGDHVIAMPEGTIEIAQAVWGQSEPERSIVTIATAIESLAYDVLERTHCGWENSDGAYGDITFDVAAHAITLDYNERYTATENYTHQF; encoded by the coding sequence ATGACCGACGATACTGAAACCGTCCCCGACGCCTGCCCGCCGCTCTCCGAGTGGAGGACGCTGGATGCCCTTCGTGCCCAACTCGAGGCCGAGCTGTTCAAGCTGAACAAGGGCGTGCTGCTCGATGCTCTCGCATCCGCGGGAGTCACGCATGTCGTCGTGACCTTCGACGGCTACGGCGATTCCGGCCAGATCGAGAATGTCGAGGTCCGGTCCGGCGACCATGTGATCGCGATGCCCGAGGGCACGATCGAGATCGCGCAAGCCGTCTGGGGCCAATCCGAGCCGGAACGATCCATCGTCACGATCGCGACGGCCATCGAAAGCCTGGCCTATGACGTGCTTGAGCGGACGCATTGCGGCTGGGAAAACTCCGACGGCGCCTATGGCGACATCACCTTCGATGTGGCGGCGCATGCGATCACGCTCGACTACAATGAGCGCTACACCGCCACCGAAAACTACACGCATCAGTTCTGA
- a CDS encoding ParB/RepB/Spo0J family partition protein, with amino-acid sequence MATAVQKITLSSSRDIPFNKLVLSQSNVRRVKAGVSVEELAESIVRRGLIQSLHVRPVVDAEGKETGMFEVPAGGRRYRALELLVKQKRLNKTAPVPCVVSEAGADILIDEVSLAENVERAPLHPLDQFRAFQAMGEKGMTEEEIAAAFFVDVKIVKQRLRLASVSPALLDIYAEDGMTLEQLMAFTISEDHARQEQVWEAIKDGWQKEPYYIRRLMTETTVRASDKRAAFVGIAAYEDAGGYVLRDLFQSDDGGWLQDAVLLDRLVSEKLKAEAETVAAEGWKWIEIAVTFPYGHEHGLRELVGATVDLTEEERATREALRDEYDRLEAAYSEADELPDEVDQRLGEIEEALEAYGRRPMTYAPEQMARAGAFVSIDSDGTLLVERGYVRPEDEGTVEPEGGDGADDAGTATEGDQPAGVQRAVMTAGGSTEADEEEDEVETIRPLPDRLVSELTAHRTLALRDAVATKPHVAMTALLHRLVTDTFLPHSTRGCIEAQVREVHFPAQAEDLRDSASARAVAERHERWGDHIPADDAALWDWLADLDEDSRMELLAHCVSFGVNALYEKPNPYGGMGVSQHGLDVRLAQADRLARATGLDMVAVGWRPTVANYLGRVTKPRILEAVREGAGERAAELIDHLKKGDMAKEAERLLAETGWLPEPLRMIDPSAETDAMASADVEADDLPEFLARDGEDEDLVEEEEQHMVAAE; translated from the coding sequence ATGGCTACTGCCGTTCAGAAGATCACCCTGTCGTCCTCGCGCGACATCCCCTTCAACAAGCTCGTGCTCTCCCAGTCGAACGTCAGGCGCGTGAAGGCCGGCGTCTCGGTCGAAGAACTGGCCGAGTCCATCGTCCGGCGCGGCCTGATCCAGTCGCTGCATGTCCGGCCGGTGGTCGATGCCGAGGGCAAGGAGACCGGCATGTTCGAGGTGCCCGCCGGCGGCCGCCGCTACCGGGCGCTGGAACTGCTGGTGAAGCAGAAGCGCCTCAACAAGACCGCCCCGGTGCCCTGTGTCGTGTCGGAGGCCGGCGCCGACATCCTGATCGACGAGGTGTCGCTCGCCGAGAATGTCGAGCGCGCGCCGCTGCATCCGCTCGACCAGTTCCGCGCCTTCCAGGCGATGGGCGAGAAGGGCATGACCGAGGAGGAAATCGCGGCGGCCTTCTTCGTCGACGTCAAGATCGTGAAACAGCGCCTGCGCCTGGCCTCGGTCTCTCCCGCGCTGCTCGACATCTATGCCGAGGACGGCATGACCCTCGAACAGCTCATGGCCTTCACCATCTCGGAGGACCATGCGCGCCAGGAGCAGGTCTGGGAGGCGATCAAGGACGGCTGGCAGAAGGAACCCTATTACATCCGCCGCCTGATGACCGAGACCACGGTCAGGGCATCGGACAAGCGGGCGGCATTCGTCGGCATCGCGGCCTATGAAGATGCGGGCGGCTATGTGCTCCGCGATCTCTTCCAGTCCGACGATGGCGGCTGGCTTCAGGACGCCGTCCTGCTCGACCGTCTCGTCAGCGAGAAGCTCAAGGCCGAGGCCGAGACCGTCGCCGCCGAGGGCTGGAAATGGATCGAGATCGCCGTGACCTTTCCCTATGGTCATGAACACGGATTGCGGGAACTCGTCGGCGCCACGGTCGACCTGACCGAGGAGGAACGCGCGACCCGCGAAGCGCTGCGCGACGAATACGACCGGCTCGAGGCCGCATATTCCGAGGCGGACGAGCTTCCCGACGAGGTCGACCAGCGCCTCGGTGAGATCGAAGAGGCGCTGGAGGCCTACGGTCGCCGTCCCATGACCTATGCGCCCGAGCAGATGGCCCGGGCCGGCGCCTTCGTCAGCATCGACTCCGATGGAACGCTGCTGGTCGAGCGTGGCTATGTCCGGCCCGAGGATGAGGGGACGGTCGAGCCCGAGGGCGGCGATGGCGCTGACGATGCGGGCACGGCGACCGAGGGCGATCAGCCGGCTGGCGTCCAGCGCGCCGTGATGACGGCTGGCGGATCCACCGAGGCAGACGAGGAGGAGGATGAGGTCGAGACGATCCGGCCGCTTCCCGACCGCCTGGTCAGCGAACTGACTGCGCATCGTACACTGGCGCTCCGAGATGCCGTGGCGACGAAGCCCCATGTCGCCATGACCGCGCTTTTGCACCGGCTGGTCACGGACACATTCCTCCCGCATTCGACGCGGGGCTGCATCGAGGCCCAGGTCCGCGAGGTGCATTTCCCGGCGCAGGCCGAGGATCTGCGCGACAGCGCCTCGGCGCGGGCGGTAGCCGAACGGCACGAACGCTGGGGCGATCATATCCCCGCAGATGACGCGGCGCTCTGGGACTGGCTGGCCGATCTCGACGAGGACTCCCGCATGGAGCTTCTCGCCCATTGCGTGAGCTTTGGCGTCAACGCGCTCTACGAGAAGCCGAACCCCTATGGCGGCATGGGAGTCAGCCAGCACGGCCTTGACGTGCGGCTGGCGCAGGCCGACCGGCTGGCGCGAGCAACCGGACTCGACATGGTGGCGGTGGGCTGGCGGCCGACGGTCGCGAACTATCTGGGCCGCGTGACCAAGCCGCGCATTCTCGAAGCTGTGCGCGAGGGGGCGGGCGAACGGGCGGCCGAGCTTATCGACCACCTGAAGAAGGGCGACATGGCGAAGGAGGCTGAGCGACTGCTCGCGGAAACCGGCTGGCTGCCGGAGCCGCTGCGCATGATCGACCCCAGCGCGGAGACCGACGCTATGGCCTCCGCCGATGTCGAGGCCGACGACCTGCCAGAGTTCCTGGCACGTGATGGCGAGGATGAAGACCTCGTCGAGGAGGAGGAGCAGCACATGGTCGCCGCTGAATGA
- the radC gene encoding DNA repair protein RadC produces MTRHLRKPASDPQPPRFSAQEQAVVYEARQILLRHLNQNPVLSSWQAVLDYCALTIRGEVERFHVLYLDRKNRLISDECLAIGTIDHVPVYPREVLRRSLALNASALIIVHNHPAGDPEPSAADLAMTREIQKACAALGVTLHDHIITGAGRETSLRARGEI; encoded by the coding sequence ATGACGCGACATCTGAGGAAACCCGCCAGCGACCCGCAGCCTCCCCGGTTCTCGGCCCAGGAGCAGGCCGTGGTCTATGAAGCCCGCCAGATCCTGCTGCGCCACCTCAACCAGAACCCGGTCCTGTCCTCCTGGCAGGCGGTTCTGGACTATTGCGCCCTCACCATCCGCGGCGAGGTCGAGCGCTTCCACGTCCTCTATCTCGACCGGAAGAACCGGCTCATCTCGGACGAATGCCTCGCCATCGGCACGATCGATCATGTCCCGGTCTATCCGCGCGAGGTGCTGCGGCGCAGCCTGGCACTCAACGCCTCCGCGCTGATCATCGTCCACAATCACCCGGCCGGCGATCCCGAACCCTCCGCCGCCGATCTCGCGATGACGAGGGAGATCCAGAAAGCCTGCGCGGCTCTGGGTGTGACTCTGCATGACCACATCATCACCGGCGCCGGCCGGGAGACCAGCCTGCGCGCCCGAGGCGAGATCTGA
- a CDS encoding DUF2958 domain-containing protein: MILLTGTQRAQLLANGRQRGIDHVPVVKFFNPFGEGVWLATELDEDGDVMFGLADIGCPELGSWSFSELESIRLPFGMGIERDLLFTGDFPISVWSEAARAAGSIRAAERSLYAPRS, from the coding sequence ATGATCCTCCTGACCGGCACCCAGCGCGCGCAGCTCCTCGCCAATGGCCGGCAGCGCGGTATCGACCACGTTCCCGTCGTCAAATTCTTCAATCCCTTCGGCGAGGGCGTCTGGCTCGCGACCGAACTGGATGAAGACGGCGACGTGATGTTCGGCCTGGCCGACATCGGCTGTCCCGAACTCGGAAGCTGGAGCTTCAGCGAGCTGGAATCGATCCGGCTGCCCTTCGGTATGGGCATCGAGCGCGACCTGCTCTTCACCGGCGATTTCCCGATCTCGGTCTGGTCCGAAGCGGCCCGGGCCGCCGGCAGCATCCGCGCGGCCGAGCGCAGCCTCTACGCCCCGCGCTCGTGA
- a CDS encoding site-specific integrase has protein sequence MSNADYEPISKLRISLTEQRYSPVVIGNYCAYARGFVDYLAQRDILITEVTEAEVAQYLHHAIAMFRKRHGRAPARDWHSIPRSGIHALLRLAQGQWPIAPKATCAADELRFAVCEEYETWLREERGLAAASIDALMWEGRNFLTWQLDRRGPDSLMTMTVGDIDRYMDARSPHQTRKSVKDVAERLRSMLRYLHRTGRTAIDLSPHVIAPLLYAYEGVPSILERDQIAAVLQAAGKDKTPMGLRDHAILQLLATYGLRSGEICNLRIEDIDWRAGSIRIRHTKTRACSFLPLMVPVGEAVLAYLQAGRPVTDAREIFIRTRAPYRKLGLLAGMVRRRLEDAGIKPAGKSGSHIFRHARAVEMLRAAVPQKVIGDLLGHRSTESTAPYLKLATEDLRAIALDVPGQEVRS, from the coding sequence ATGTCGAATGCCGATTACGAGCCCATCTCCAAACTCCGCATTTCACTGACCGAGCAACGATACAGCCCCGTGGTGATCGGGAACTACTGCGCCTACGCGCGTGGGTTTGTCGACTATCTTGCCCAGCGGGACATCCTGATCACAGAGGTGACCGAGGCGGAGGTGGCTCAGTACCTCCACCATGCGATTGCGATGTTCCGCAAACGCCATGGGCGGGCGCCGGCGCGGGATTGGCATTCCATTCCGCGTTCTGGAATCCACGCGTTGCTGCGGCTCGCACAGGGTCAATGGCCAATTGCACCGAAAGCGACCTGCGCTGCCGACGAACTGCGCTTTGCCGTCTGTGAGGAATATGAGACCTGGCTGCGCGAGGAGCGAGGCCTTGCCGCGGCCAGCATCGACGCATTGATGTGGGAGGGGCGGAACTTTCTGACCTGGCAGCTTGATCGACGCGGCCCCGACAGTCTGATGACGATGACGGTGGGCGACATCGACCGCTACATGGACGCGCGCAGCCCTCACCAGACGCGCAAGTCGGTGAAGGATGTGGCGGAGCGGCTTCGCTCGATGCTGCGCTATCTGCACCGGACGGGGCGCACCGCGATCGACTTGTCGCCGCACGTCATCGCGCCCTTGCTCTATGCCTATGAAGGGGTGCCCTCAATCCTTGAGCGGGACCAGATCGCTGCCGTTTTGCAGGCTGCGGGGAAGGACAAGACGCCGATGGGGTTGCGAGATCATGCCATCCTGCAACTGCTCGCGACCTATGGCCTGAGATCGGGCGAAATCTGCAATCTGCGGATCGAGGACATCGACTGGCGGGCGGGATCGATCCGCATCAGGCACACCAAAACCCGGGCCTGTTCATTCCTGCCATTGATGGTGCCGGTGGGCGAAGCGGTGCTCGCCTATCTGCAGGCGGGGCGGCCTGTGACCGACGCCCGGGAAATCTTCATCCGCACACGTGCGCCCTATCGCAAGCTCGGCTTGCTGGCCGGCATGGTGCGGCGGCGACTTGAGGATGCCGGAATCAAGCCGGCCGGCAAGAGCGGTTCTCATATCTTCCGCCACGCACGTGCAGTCGAGATGCTACGCGCCGCCGTGCCCCAGAAAGTGATCGGCGACCTGCTCGGGCATCGCTCTACAGAATCCACGGCGCCCTATCTGAAGCTTGCCACCGAGGACCTCCGGGCCATTGCGCTCGATGTGCCGGGACAGGAGGTGCGGTCATGA
- a CDS encoding tyrosine-type recombinase/integrase, which yields MTIWPDPERQLIARYIAGLNLRTTNSRIYYRQALNIFQDVAERHAKLDKDMLVAWLNVSPGRWASTTRLHRTRIIDRFLDHLEETGAIARNPIAALRDACNIKQCKPVWRALASREPDSALAELHQPRQFGSVLGKMMAEHVTLMRNRGYKYTAQTAWLSRFDRFLQLNPALQGQSLGVILEHWSVAKTTRNHPNECEKLKRTLAKILRHQNPSIPPRRPDPRPGKEVAKHWRKPHIYTPADVRRMLDVARSYPSPRAPLRSLSLYTMLLLAYCAGLRRSELARLDLGDVEFRGGTITIRQTKFYKTRILPLPDSVMVELQVYTDARRRAGGSLDPRSGLFWHERRGDRYTKQTVARLLVEVIRRAGLKPPQGRTGPRLHDLRHSMVVNRILEWYKTGINPQDRLPFLATYLGHRDINSTLVYITVTQDLLHHANERFRVLGAPCLNIGPEVPA from the coding sequence ATGACGATCTGGCCCGACCCTGAGCGCCAGTTGATCGCGCGCTACATTGCAGGCCTCAACCTGCGCACCACGAACAGCCGCATCTACTACAGGCAGGCGCTCAACATCTTCCAGGATGTCGCCGAACGTCACGCCAAGCTCGACAAGGATATGCTGGTGGCATGGCTGAATGTATCGCCGGGCCGGTGGGCCTCGACGACGCGGCTGCACCGAACCCGGATTATCGACCGGTTCCTCGATCATCTTGAGGAAACCGGAGCGATCGCACGTAATCCCATCGCCGCCCTGCGCGACGCTTGCAATATCAAACAGTGCAAGCCGGTGTGGCGGGCGCTGGCCTCCCGCGAGCCGGACAGCGCGCTCGCCGAACTACACCAGCCCAGGCAGTTCGGCAGCGTGCTGGGCAAAATGATGGCCGAGCACGTCACGCTGATGCGCAACCGGGGTTACAAATACACCGCGCAAACGGCCTGGCTCTCGCGGTTCGACCGGTTCCTGCAGTTGAATCCGGCGCTTCAGGGTCAGTCGCTCGGGGTGATTCTCGAACACTGGTCGGTGGCGAAAACGACGCGCAACCATCCCAACGAGTGCGAAAAACTGAAGCGCACCCTTGCGAAAATCCTCCGGCATCAGAATCCATCAATCCCGCCGCGCCGGCCCGACCCACGTCCGGGAAAGGAAGTGGCCAAGCATTGGCGAAAGCCGCATATTTACACACCCGCCGACGTGCGCCGTATGCTCGACGTCGCCCGTTCCTACCCCTCGCCACGGGCGCCGCTTCGCTCGTTGAGCCTCTACACCATGCTGCTGCTCGCCTATTGCGCGGGTCTGCGGCGGAGCGAACTGGCCCGCCTCGATCTTGGTGACGTTGAGTTCCGGGGCGGCACGATCACGATCCGCCAGACCAAGTTCTACAAGACCAGGATACTGCCGCTTCCCGACAGCGTGATGGTCGAGCTTCAAGTATATACCGACGCCCGACGCCGCGCCGGTGGATCACTTGATCCGCGTTCCGGCCTGTTCTGGCACGAACGGCGTGGCGACCGCTATACGAAGCAGACTGTCGCCCGGCTTCTCGTAGAAGTCATACGTCGTGCCGGGCTGAAACCGCCTCAAGGGCGAACAGGACCACGCCTGCACGACCTGCGGCACTCGATGGTCGTGAACCGGATCCTCGAATGGTACAAGACGGGCATCAACCCACAGGATCGTCTGCCGTTCCTCGCCACCTATCTTGGCCATCGGGATATCAACTCGACGCTGGTCTACATTACCGTCACACAGGACCTTCTGCATCACGCCAATGAGCGGTTCCGCGTGCTGGGAGCGCCATGCCTCAACATCGGGCCAGAGGTGCCGGCATGA
- a CDS encoding site-specific integrase, with protein MTRNNRFPDLMRAFFYEWLVEQRNASIHTVRSYRDAWRLFLRFVAQRAGKKVAMITLADLTAGEIIAFLGHAEHERGGTIGTRNCRLAAIRSFFNFVATRDPGSIAQCVEILNIPTKRGPVSEPCYLDPVEVTAILAQPDRSTLEGMRDHALFSFLYNSGARIQEALDLCPDAIRFESPSCVRLTGKGRKERICPLWPETAMLLKKLLERQPRAPDQRLFVNRYSEPLSASGVRFKLAAYVRAAAETTPTLRDKHVTPHAFRHATAVHLISAGVDVTVIRSWLGHVSLDTTNHYARANLETKRKALEQVGVPETHGRQPSWKRDTSVLAWLDTL; from the coding sequence ATGACCAGGAACAATCGGTTCCCAGACCTGATGCGCGCGTTCTTCTACGAATGGCTGGTCGAGCAGCGCAATGCATCCATCCATACGGTTCGGTCGTACCGCGATGCCTGGCGGCTCTTCCTCCGGTTCGTCGCACAGCGCGCAGGAAAGAAGGTGGCGATGATCACGCTGGCCGATCTGACCGCCGGAGAGATCATCGCGTTCCTCGGTCACGCCGAACACGAACGCGGCGGCACGATCGGCACGCGCAACTGCCGACTTGCAGCGATCCGCAGCTTCTTCAACTTCGTTGCGACCAGGGATCCCGGATCGATCGCGCAATGCGTCGAAATCCTCAACATCCCGACAAAGCGCGGTCCAGTATCGGAACCATGTTATCTGGACCCGGTGGAAGTGACGGCGATCCTGGCTCAGCCTGATCGTTCGACACTCGAAGGTATGCGCGATCACGCGTTGTTCTCGTTCCTCTACAACAGCGGCGCGCGAATACAGGAAGCGCTCGACCTGTGCCCTGATGCGATCAGGTTCGAAAGTCCAAGCTGCGTGCGACTGACTGGCAAGGGTCGAAAAGAACGTATCTGCCCGCTCTGGCCGGAAACCGCGATGCTGTTGAAGAAGCTGCTCGAACGGCAACCGCGGGCGCCAGACCAGCGGCTGTTCGTCAACCGCTATAGCGAGCCGCTCAGCGCGTCGGGGGTCCGGTTCAAGCTTGCCGCCTATGTGAGGGCGGCAGCCGAGACCACGCCAACGCTACGCGACAAGCATGTGACGCCCCACGCCTTCCGGCACGCAACCGCCGTGCACCTCATATCGGCGGGCGTCGACGTCACGGTTATCCGTAGCTGGCTCGGTCACGTAAGCCTCGATACGACGAACCACTATGCCAGAGCCAATCTCGAAACAAAGCGCAAGGCACTGGAGCAGGTCGGCGTTCCCGAAACACACGGCCGCCAGCCCTCGTGGAAACGCGATACGAGCGTGCTCGCCTGGCTCGACACGCTCTGA
- a CDS encoding VWA domain-containing protein yields the protein MRSLVTAGFIALTSALAPAALAQERPSTILVLDASGSMWGQIDGVNKITIARDVVGDIVSDFPVDQNLGFVTYGHRERGQCADIETLVEPAHGTAAEIAGIVEGLNPRGMTPMTDAVITAAQALRHTEQAATVILVSDGIETCNPDPCAAARALEEAGVDFTAHVIGFDVRGEADALLQMQCIAEETGGRFLTADNAQELNEALREVTAAPASGSFTFTANLGGEEIGDETVWERPAAPLELPLLSGEVIWEISDTSFNMVQTGTANPFITDLPFGDYIVTVHSTAQDDFSQTEASLALDSARNVHAIFPPITSQQPTAQVFGPAQTLVGSAFTVSWEGEGLAPRDYVTIVPADAEDGAYADYDRLEDRTEGELRAPAEPGLYEVRLQLDAGDRVLARTPVEVVDSEVTVSAPAQVVVGSAFPVTWQGEGLHPRDYVTIVPAGSADGTYADYDRMQGRSEGELRAPAEPGLYEVRLQLDVGDRVLARTPVEVVDAEVTVSAPAQVVVGSAFPVTWQGEGLHPRDYVTIVPAGSADGTYADYDRMQGRSEGELRAPAEPGLYEVRLQLDVGDRVLARTPVEVVDAEVTVSAPAQVVVGSAFPVTWQGEGLHPRDYVTIVPAGSADGTYADYDRMQGRSEGELRAPAEPGLYEVRLQLDAGDRVLARTPVEVMDGDVSLDGPDRARAGAEITLSWTGAIHPRDYIAIVPGGTPDGEQSGYRRIQDEDQATFTAPAEPGAYEIRYHLDRGDRVMARRPLEVLAADAPIDEGAGLMVPGTARPGDIVTVSWTIEAGDADRRVALARADAPDFTWITVHRVGDETETVIKLPDEPGQYEVRFLDLQSQSVLGRAMITLGE from the coding sequence ATGAGATCTCTTGTGACCGCCGGGTTCATCGCCCTGACATCCGCCCTTGCGCCGGCGGCGCTTGCCCAGGAGCGCCCCAGCACGATCCTCGTTTTGGACGCCTCGGGGTCGATGTGGGGGCAGATCGATGGGGTGAACAAAATCACCATCGCGCGCGATGTCGTCGGCGACATTGTGTCGGATTTCCCCGTCGATCAGAATCTCGGTTTCGTCACCTATGGCCATCGCGAGCGCGGGCAATGCGCGGATATCGAGACCTTGGTCGAACCCGCGCACGGCACTGCGGCAGAGATCGCCGGCATCGTTGAAGGGTTGAACCCGCGGGGCATGACCCCGATGACCGATGCCGTCATCACCGCGGCTCAGGCGTTGCGCCACACCGAACAGGCGGCGACGGTGATCCTGGTTTCCGATGGGATCGAGACCTGCAATCCTGATCCTTGCGCCGCCGCCCGCGCATTGGAAGAAGCGGGCGTAGATTTTACCGCCCATGTCATCGGCTTCGACGTGCGGGGCGAAGCCGATGCCCTGTTGCAGATGCAATGCATCGCCGAGGAAACCGGCGGCCGCTTCCTGACTGCCGACAATGCCCAGGAACTCAACGAAGCCTTGCGCGAGGTCACTGCCGCCCCGGCCTCAGGGAGTTTCACCTTCACCGCAAATCTCGGAGGCGAGGAGATCGGCGACGAGACCGTCTGGGAGCGGCCAGCAGCGCCACTGGAGCTTCCGCTTCTGTCCGGCGAGGTGATCTGGGAGATATCGGATACTTCGTTCAACATGGTGCAGACCGGCACCGCGAACCCCTTCATCACGGATCTGCCGTTCGGCGACTATATCGTGACGGTCCATTCGACGGCGCAGGACGACTTCTCGCAGACCGAGGCCAGTTTGGCGTTGGACAGCGCGCGCAATGTCCACGCCATTTTCCCGCCCATCACGTCGCAACAGCCCACCGCCCAGGTCTTCGGCCCTGCACAAACCTTGGTTGGCTCCGCGTTTACGGTGAGCTGGGAAGGTGAGGGTCTGGCTCCGCGTGATTATGTGACAATTGTCCCCGCCGACGCCGAAGACGGAGCCTATGCGGACTATGACCGGCTGGAGGACCGTACCGAAGGCGAGCTTCGTGCGCCAGCCGAGCCCGGCCTCTATGAAGTGCGTCTGCAATTGGACGCGGGGGACCGCGTGCTCGCCCGCACCCCGGTCGAAGTTGTCGATTCCGAGGTTACTGTCTCCGCGCCGGCCCAGGTCGTTGTCGGGTCGGCATTCCCGGTCACCTGGCAGGGTGAAGGCCTGCACCCCCGCGACTACGTGACGATCGTTCCCGCCGGTTCGGCGGACGGCACCTATGCCGACTACGATCGCATGCAAGGTCGGAGCGAGGGCGAGCTGCGGGCGCCTGCCGAACCCGGCCTCTACGAGGTGCGCCTGCAATTGGACGTGGGGGACCGCGTGCTCGCCCGCACCCCGGTCGAGGTGGTCGATGCCGAGGTTACTGTCTCCGCGCCGGCTCAGGTCGTTGTCGGGTCGGCTTTCCCGGTCACCTGGCAGGGTGAGGGTCTGCACCCGCGCGACTACGTGACGATCGTTCCCGCCGGTTCGGCGGACGGCACCTATGCCGACTACGATCGCATGCAAGGTCGGAGCGAGGGCGAGCTGCGGGCGCCTGCCGAACCCGGCCTCTACGAGGTGCGCCTGCAATTGGACGTGGGGGACCGCGTGCTCGCCCGCACCCCGGTCGAGGTGGTCGATGCCGAGGTTACTGTCTCCGCGCCGGCTCAGGTCGTTGTCGGGTCGGCTTTCCCGGTCACCTGGCAGGGTGAGGGCCTGCACCCGCGCGACTACGTGACGATCGTTCCCGCCGGTTCTGCGGACGGCACCTATGCCGATTACGATCGCATGCAAGGTCGGAGCGAGGGCGAGCTTCGCGCGCCTGCCGAACCCGGCCTCTACGAGGTGCGCCTGCAACTGGACGCGGGGGATCGCGTGCTCGCCCGCACCCCGGTCGAGGTGATGGATGGTGATGTTTCGCTCGACGGACCGGACAGGGCGCGGGCCGGCGCCGAGATCACGCTTTCCTGGACCGGCGCCATACATCCGCGCGACTACATAGCCATCGTTCCCGGCGGCACGCCCGACGGCGAGCAAAGTGGCTATCGCCGCATTCAGGACGAAGATCAGGCCACGTTCACTGCACCCGCGGAGCCTGGTGCCTATGAAATCCGCTACCATTTGGACCGCGGCGATCGGGTCATGGCCCGGCGACCGCTCGAGGTGCTGGCGGCGGACGCGCCGATAGACGAGGGGGCCGGGCTAATGGTTCCTGGTACGGCAAGGCCGGGCGACATCGTTACGGTTTCGTGGACAATCGAAGCTGGCGATGCCGACCGGCGCGTGGCGCTGGCACGAGCTGATGCGCCCGACTTTACCTGGATTACAGTCCATCGCGTGGGCGACGAAACCGAAACGGTAATCAAGCTCCCGGACGAGCCGGGACAATACGAAGTGCGGTTTCTCGACCTTCAAAGCCAGAGCGTTCTCGGACGCGCGATGATCACGCTCGGCGAATGA